A stretch of Acidovorax sp. RAC01 DNA encodes these proteins:
- the trxC gene encoding thioredoxin TrxC — protein sequence MSESLHIVCPHCHTTNRVQSADMANAPDCGKCHQPLFAGAPLELAGDAFDRHIGRNHLPVLVDFWAPWCGPCRQMAPAYAQAARELEPAVRLAKLNTEAEPEIAGRYGIRSIPTMILFRQGREVSRISGALPAADIVRWVRSVV from the coding sequence ATGTCCGAATCCCTTCACATCGTCTGCCCGCACTGCCACACCACCAACCGCGTGCAAAGCGCAGACATGGCCAACGCGCCCGACTGCGGCAAGTGCCACCAGCCGCTGTTTGCAGGCGCGCCGCTGGAGCTGGCAGGCGATGCGTTTGACCGCCACATCGGGCGCAACCATCTGCCGGTGCTGGTGGACTTCTGGGCGCCGTGGTGCGGCCCCTGCCGCCAGATGGCCCCCGCCTACGCGCAGGCTGCGCGCGAGCTGGAGCCCGCCGTGCGGCTGGCCAAGCTCAACACCGAGGCCGAGCCGGAGATTGCCGGGCGCTACGGCATCCGCAGCATTCCGACCATGATCCTGTTCCGCCAGGGGCGCGAGGTCTCGCGCATCTCGGGCGCGCTACCCGCGGCAGACATCGTGCGCTGGGTGCGTTCGGTGGTCTGA
- the otsB gene encoding trehalose-phosphatase, which yields MQLLPILTTAHALFLDFDGTLTELAPRPEAVRIASGLVPTLAAMQAHLGGALAIVTGRPEADIDGFLAPLRLPLASEHGAQYRLFGESLASVATPDLTQVLQAAQALAARHAGLLVETKRASIALHYRQAPQLEAQCLHAMERAVHGLDGVELLRGKCVLEVKPRGVHKGQAIIDFMTQPPFAGRMPVFVGDDVTDEAGFAAVQALGGWGIKVGEGPTMAQHRCMTPAALRGWLSAARTSWDRER from the coding sequence ATGCAGCTGCTCCCGATACTGACCACTGCCCATGCGCTTTTTCTCGACTTTGACGGCACCCTGACCGAACTGGCGCCGCGGCCCGAAGCGGTGCGCATTGCCTCGGGGCTGGTGCCCACGCTGGCGGCCATGCAGGCCCACCTGGGCGGTGCACTGGCCATCGTCACGGGCCGGCCCGAAGCCGATATCGACGGTTTTCTGGCGCCCCTGCGGCTGCCGCTGGCCAGCGAGCATGGCGCGCAGTACCGCCTGTTTGGCGAGTCGCTTGCCTCCGTGGCCACGCCCGACCTCACGCAGGTGCTGCAGGCCGCCCAGGCGCTGGCTGCGCGCCACGCCGGCCTGCTGGTGGAAACCAAGCGCGCCAGCATCGCCCTGCACTACCGGCAGGCACCCCAGCTGGAAGCGCAATGCCTGCACGCCATGGAGCGCGCCGTGCACGGCCTCGATGGCGTGGAGCTGCTGCGAGGCAAGTGCGTGCTGGAAGTCAAGCCCCGCGGCGTGCACAAGGGCCAGGCCATCATCGACTTCATGACACAGCCGCCCTTTGCCGGGCGCATGCCGGTGTTTGTGGGCGACGACGTGACCGACGAGGCCGGCTTTGCGGCCGTGCAGGCCCTGGGCGGCTGGGGCATCAAGGTGGGCGAGGGCCCCACCATGGCCCAGCACCGCTGCATGACGCCGGCGGCGCTGCGCGGCTGGCTGTCGGCCGCGCGCACCAGCTGGGACCGCGAGCGGTAG
- the otsA gene encoding alpha,alpha-trehalose-phosphate synthase (UDP-forming) gives MSRLVVISNRLADPRKPAAGGLAVALGDALSQTGGLWFGWSGNITEDGTPGEGDLRVRQAGAVTLATVDLSREDHDSYYLGYSNSVLWPVFHYRLDLADFNASYIAGYRRVNQMYARKLLPLLKNDDIIWVHDYHLIPLAAELRAMGCKQRIGFFLHIPVPPPLIMAAIPQHEWLMRSLFAYDLVGLQSECDVAHFTRYVRNEASAEELEDSRVRAFGATVVVRAFPIGIDVDEFTRLANAPEAVETCERMREEYSRRRLLMGVDRLDYSKGLPHRVRAYRELLDRYPENRKSATLIMIASPSRDDVNAYSDLRQELEGLCGAVNGDYGELDWMPVRYIHRMVARKRVPGLCRAASVGLVTPLRDGMNLVAKEYVVAQDPEDPGVLVLSRFAGAAEQLKEALLVNPYDTQGMADSIQQALQMPLAERQERHQKLMAGIREHDVHWWRREFLGALETAGA, from the coding sequence ATGAGCCGTCTCGTAGTCATTTCCAACCGCCTTGCCGATCCCCGTAAACCTGCCGCGGGGGGCCTGGCCGTTGCACTGGGCGATGCGCTGAGCCAAACCGGGGGACTGTGGTTTGGCTGGAGCGGCAACATCACCGAAGACGGCACGCCGGGCGAGGGCGACCTGCGCGTGCGCCAGGCAGGGGCCGTGACCCTGGCCACGGTGGACCTTTCGCGCGAAGACCACGACAGCTACTACCTGGGCTACAGCAACAGCGTGCTGTGGCCGGTGTTCCACTACCGGCTGGACCTGGCCGACTTCAACGCCAGCTACATCGCCGGCTATCGGCGCGTGAACCAGATGTACGCGCGCAAGCTGCTGCCGCTGCTGAAGAACGACGACATCATTTGGGTGCACGACTACCACCTGATTCCGCTGGCCGCCGAGCTGCGCGCCATGGGCTGCAAGCAGCGCATCGGATTCTTCCTGCACATCCCCGTGCCCCCACCGCTCATCATGGCGGCCATACCGCAGCACGAGTGGCTGATGCGTTCGCTGTTCGCCTACGACCTGGTGGGGCTGCAAAGCGAATGCGATGTGGCCCACTTCACCCGCTATGTGCGCAACGAGGCCAGCGCCGAGGAACTGGAAGACAGCCGCGTGCGCGCCTTTGGTGCCACAGTGGTCGTGCGGGCCTTCCCCATCGGCATCGATGTGGACGAATTCACACGCCTGGCCAACGCGCCCGAAGCCGTGGAAACCTGCGAACGCATGCGCGAGGAGTACTCGCGCCGCCGCCTGCTGATGGGCGTAGACCGGCTCGACTATTCCAAGGGCCTGCCGCACCGCGTACGCGCCTACCGCGAGTTGCTGGACCGCTACCCCGAAAACCGCAAAAGCGCCACGCTGATCATGATCGCGTCCCCCTCGCGCGACGATGTGAACGCCTATTCAGACCTGCGCCAGGAGCTGGAGGGCCTGTGCGGCGCCGTCAACGGCGACTATGGCGAGCTGGACTGGATGCCCGTGCGCTACATCCACCGCATGGTGGCGCGCAAGCGCGTGCCGGGCCTGTGCCGGGCGGCGTCGGTGGGGCTGGTGACGCCGCTGCGCGACGGCATGAACCTGGTGGCCAAGGAATACGTGGTGGCGCAAGACCCAGAGGACCCGGGCGTGCTGGTGCTGTCGCGCTTTGCGGGCGCGGCCGAGCAGCTGAAAGAAGCGCTGCTGGTGAACCCGTATGACACCCAGGGCATGGCCGACAGCATTCAGCAGGCGCTGCAGATGCCGCTGGCCGAGCGGCAGGAACGCCACCAAAAGCTGATGGCGGGCATCCGCGAGCACGATGTGCACTGGTGGCGCCGGGAATTTCTCGGCGCGCTGGAAACCGCCGGGGCCTGA